From Streptomyces zhihengii, the proteins below share one genomic window:
- a CDS encoding IucA/IucC family protein — protein MNPAAFSPVAHLTPARWADANRQLVRKALAEFAHERLLTPEPAGDGWRVFSDDGATEYRFRAERYALDHWQVEAASITRHRDGGELPLDALRFVIEMRGALGLSDAILPVYLEEISSTLSGTAYKSAKPEVSAAELARADFQAIETGMTEGHPCFVANNGRLGFGIDEYHAYAPEAASGIHLVWLAAHRDRATFTAGAGIAYEAFVRAELGDGCVDGFAKTLADQGLDLDDYLLMPVHPWQWWNKLSVTFAAEIAQQRLVYLGTGDDTYLAQQSIRTFFNTSDPAKHYVKTAMSVLNMGFMRGLSAAYMEATPAINDWLAQLIDGDDVLRSARFSIIRECAAVGYRHLEYEAATDRYSPYRKMLAALWRESPVPTLGEGQRVTTMAALLHTDHEGASFAGALIAGSGLTPAEWLRRYLDAYLLPVLHTFYAYDLVFMPHGENVILVLDEKGAVDRAIFKDIAEEIAVMDPDAVLPPAVERIRVDVPDETKLLSVFTDVFDCFLRFLGATLAAEDVMDEDAFWGTVAACVRGYQESVPQLADRFAQYDMFAGEFALSCLNRLQLRNNQQMVDLADPSAALQFVGTLENPIARFAA, from the coding sequence ATGAACCCTGCCGCCTTCAGCCCCGTCGCCCACCTCACCCCGGCCCGCTGGGCCGACGCCAACCGCCAGTTGGTGCGCAAGGCCCTCGCCGAGTTCGCCCACGAACGGCTGCTGACCCCGGAACCGGCCGGTGACGGCTGGCGGGTGTTCAGCGACGACGGCGCGACCGAGTACCGCTTCCGTGCCGAGCGCTACGCCCTCGACCACTGGCAGGTGGAGGCCGCCTCGATCACCCGCCACCGCGACGGCGGGGAACTGCCGCTCGACGCGCTCCGGTTCGTCATCGAGATGCGCGGCGCGCTCGGTCTGAGCGACGCGATCCTGCCGGTCTACCTGGAGGAGATCTCCTCCACCCTCTCCGGCACCGCGTACAAGTCCGCCAAGCCCGAGGTCAGCGCCGCCGAACTGGCGCGGGCGGACTTCCAGGCGATCGAGACCGGGATGACCGAGGGCCACCCCTGCTTCGTCGCCAACAACGGCCGGCTGGGCTTCGGCATCGACGAGTACCACGCCTACGCCCCCGAGGCGGCGTCCGGCATCCACCTGGTGTGGCTCGCCGCCCACCGCGACCGGGCCACCTTCACCGCGGGCGCGGGCATCGCGTACGAGGCGTTCGTGCGCGCCGAGCTCGGCGACGGATGCGTCGACGGCTTCGCCAAGACCCTCGCCGACCAGGGCCTGGACCTGGACGACTACCTGCTGATGCCCGTCCACCCCTGGCAGTGGTGGAACAAGCTGTCGGTCACCTTCGCCGCCGAGATCGCCCAGCAGCGCCTGGTCTACCTCGGCACGGGCGACGACACCTATCTCGCACAGCAGTCGATCCGCACCTTCTTCAACACCAGCGACCCGGCGAAGCACTATGTGAAGACGGCCATGTCCGTGCTGAACATGGGCTTCATGCGGGGCCTCTCGGCCGCCTACATGGAGGCCACGCCCGCCATCAACGACTGGCTGGCCCAGCTCATCGACGGGGACGACGTGCTGAGGTCGGCACGCTTCTCGATCATCCGGGAGTGCGCCGCGGTCGGCTACCGGCACCTGGAGTACGAGGCCGCCACCGACCGGTACTCCCCGTACCGCAAGATGCTCGCCGCGCTGTGGCGCGAGAGCCCCGTCCCCACGCTCGGCGAGGGGCAGCGGGTGACGACCATGGCGGCGCTGCTGCACACCGACCACGAGGGGGCGTCCTTCGCGGGCGCGCTGATCGCCGGCTCCGGGCTGACCCCGGCCGAGTGGCTGCGGCGCTACCTGGACGCCTACCTGCTGCCGGTGCTGCACACCTTCTACGCCTACGACCTGGTGTTCATGCCGCACGGCGAGAACGTGATCCTGGTCCTCGACGAGAAGGGCGCGGTCGACCGGGCGATCTTCAAGGACATCGCCGAGGAGATCGCGGTGATGGACCCGGACGCGGTGCTGCCGCCGGCCGTGGAACGCATCAGGGTCGACGTGCCGGACGAGACCAAACTGCTGTCCGTCTTCACCGATGTCTTCGACTGCTTCCTGCGCTTCCTCGGCGCCACGCTCGCCGCCGAGGACGTCATGGACGAGGACGCCTTCTGGGGCACGGTCGCCGCCTGTGTGCGGGGCTACCAGGAGTCGGTGCCGCAGCTCGCGGACAGGTTCGCCCAGTACGACATGTTCGCCGGGGAGTTCGCGCTGTCCTGCCTCAACCGGCTCCAGCTGCGCAACAACCAGCAGATGGTGGACCTGGCCGACCCGTCGGCGGCCCTCCAGTTCGTCGGCACCCTGGAGAACCCGATCGCGCGGTTCGCCGCGTAA
- a CDS encoding DUF4429 domain-containing protein, producing the protein MAEIIQKDGTWSFDGDTVRIVPGSDKGVSRLRRTLGEIGVPLRAVAGLSYEPGKKAGRLRLRLRDGADPLAQITGGSLDDASDPYRLKVDNDRSGVAEYLVDEVRTALLLEQVPQGPADGYLLPGPAVPITVSAGDATVSFDGERIRLEFKWQAEEAKLSGGPRTLALAEVSAVEWMPSASLENGFLRFSGPWTGPGRQEPKYDPYAVELWGFRNDPLMALVGAAVVARMPHPRAASGNGAAAAALPPAPAPEPAAQVTAGPSATPPGEEGGHDHDALLRRLRELGELYSAGILTDEEFATAKQAVLRRM; encoded by the coding sequence GTGGCAGAAATCATCCAGAAGGACGGAACCTGGTCGTTCGACGGCGACACGGTCCGCATCGTGCCCGGCAGCGACAAGGGCGTCAGCAGGCTGCGCCGCACCCTGGGGGAGATCGGCGTCCCGCTGCGGGCGGTGGCCGGCCTCTCCTACGAACCGGGCAAGAAGGCCGGGCGGCTGCGGCTGCGGCTGCGCGACGGCGCCGACCCGCTGGCGCAGATCACCGGCGGGAGCCTGGACGACGCGTCGGACCCCTACCGGCTGAAGGTCGACAACGACCGCTCGGGCGTCGCCGAGTACCTGGTGGACGAGGTGCGCACCGCGCTGCTGCTGGAGCAGGTGCCCCAGGGGCCCGCCGACGGCTATCTGCTGCCCGGGCCGGCGGTGCCCATCACCGTCTCCGCGGGGGACGCCACGGTCTCCTTCGACGGGGAGCGGATCCGGCTGGAGTTCAAGTGGCAGGCGGAGGAGGCCAAGCTGTCGGGCGGCCCGCGCACCCTGGCGCTGGCCGAGGTGAGCGCCGTGGAGTGGATGCCCTCGGCCTCCCTGGAGAACGGCTTCCTGCGGTTCAGCGGCCCCTGGACGGGCCCGGGCCGGCAGGAGCCGAAGTACGACCCGTACGCGGTCGAGCTGTGGGGTTTCCGCAACGACCCGCTGATGGCGCTGGTCGGCGCGGCCGTGGTGGCCCGGATGCCGCACCCGCGCGCGGCGTCCGGGAACGGGGCGGCCGCCGCGGCGCTGCCCCCGGCTCCCGCGCCGGAGCCGGCCGCGCAGGTGACCGCCGGCCCCTCCGCGACGCCCCCGGGCGAGGAGGGCGGCCACGATCACGACGCCCTGCTGCGCCGACTGCGCGAACTGGGCGAGCTGTACAGCGCGGGGATCCTGACCGACGAGGAGTTCGCCACCGCGAAACAGGCCGTACTGCGAAGGATGTGA
- a CDS encoding beta-N-acetylhexosaminidase has product MSQPRPSVRALSPLRSARPPRFPRLLAAVLLLTAVTASGASAAGGPAAEEPAVRPLGRIVPVPASVRPGGAPFALTPSTRISTDGSRQARAVAEQLARVLRPSTGYALPVTDRPSPGAVRLRLDAGERALGEEGYRLHSAPGGLTLTAYREAGLFRGVQTLRQQLPSRVERDTVQPGPWQVAGGTVTDTPRFAWRGAMLDVSRHFLEAAQVKRYIDHIALYRMNTLHLHLSDDQGWRIAVDSWPRLAEYGGSTEVGGGPGGHYTKAQYRDIVRYAAARHIEVVPEIDLPGHTNAALASYAELNCDGVAPPLYTGTSVGFSSLCVPKEVTYDFVEDVIGEIAALTPGRYLHIGGDEAHSTSHEDYAAFMARVQPVVARHGKTVVGWHQLTGATPAEGAVAQYWGLDRTSAAEKERVAAAARAGTRLVLSPADRTYLDMKYDENTRLGLSWAGYVEVRRSYDWDPGSYLAGAPASAIAGVEAPLWTETLSSDEDLDRMAFPRLPGVAELGWSPARAHDWEDYRLRLAAQGPRMEALGIGFHRSPQVPWPAAGSGD; this is encoded by the coding sequence GTGAGTCAGCCCAGACCGAGTGTCCGCGCCCTGAGCCCTCTCCGATCCGCCCGGCCGCCCCGGTTCCCGCGGCTGCTGGCCGCGGTGCTGCTGCTGACCGCCGTCACGGCCTCCGGCGCCTCGGCCGCGGGCGGCCCGGCGGCCGAGGAGCCCGCCGTCCGCCCGCTCGGGCGGATCGTCCCCGTCCCCGCCTCGGTGCGGCCCGGCGGCGCCCCCTTCGCGCTGACGCCCTCGACGCGCATCAGCACCGACGGCTCCCGCCAGGCGCGGGCCGTCGCCGAGCAGCTCGCCCGGGTGCTGCGCCCGTCCACCGGCTACGCGCTGCCCGTCACCGACCGCCCCTCGCCGGGCGCCGTCCGGCTGCGGCTCGACGCCGGGGAACGGGCGCTCGGCGAGGAGGGCTACCGGCTGCACTCCGCGCCCGGCGGTCTGACCCTCACCGCGTACCGCGAGGCCGGCCTCTTCCGCGGCGTGCAGACGCTGCGCCAGCAACTGCCGTCCCGGGTGGAGCGGGACACCGTGCAGCCCGGCCCCTGGCAGGTCGCGGGCGGCACCGTCACGGACACCCCGCGGTTCGCCTGGCGCGGCGCGATGCTCGACGTCTCACGCCACTTCCTGGAGGCCGCGCAGGTCAAGCGCTACATCGACCACATCGCCCTCTACAGGATGAACACCCTGCACCTCCACCTCTCCGACGACCAGGGCTGGCGCATCGCCGTCGACTCCTGGCCGCGCCTCGCGGAGTACGGCGGTTCGACGGAGGTCGGCGGCGGCCCGGGCGGCCACTACACCAAGGCCCAGTACCGCGACATCGTCCGCTACGCGGCGGCCCGGCACATCGAGGTGGTGCCGGAGATCGACCTGCCGGGCCACACCAACGCGGCCCTCGCCTCCTACGCCGAGCTCAACTGCGACGGCGTCGCCCCGCCGCTCTACACGGGCACCTCGGTCGGCTTCAGCTCGCTGTGCGTGCCGAAGGAGGTCACCTACGACTTCGTGGAGGACGTGATCGGCGAGATCGCCGCGCTCACCCCCGGCCGGTACCTGCACATCGGCGGTGACGAGGCGCACTCCACCAGCCACGAGGACTACGCGGCGTTCATGGCGCGGGTGCAGCCCGTGGTCGCGCGCCACGGCAAGACCGTCGTCGGCTGGCACCAGCTCACGGGGGCGACGCCCGCCGAGGGGGCCGTCGCGCAGTACTGGGGACTCGACCGCACGAGCGCGGCGGAGAAGGAGCGGGTGGCCGCGGCGGCCCGGGCCGGCACCCGGCTCGTGCTCTCCCCGGCCGACCGGACCTACCTCGACATGAAGTACGACGAGAACACCCGGCTCGGCCTCTCCTGGGCGGGCTACGTCGAGGTCCGGCGCTCCTACGACTGGGACCCGGGCAGCTATCTGGCGGGAGCGCCCGCGAGCGCGATCGCCGGTGTGGAGGCGCCGCTGTGGACGGAGACCCTCTCCTCGGACGAGGACCTCGACCGGATGGCGTTCCCGCGGCTGCCCGGGGTGGCCGAGCTGGGCTGGTCGCCGGCCCGGGCGCACGACTGGGAGGACTACCGGCTCCGCCTCGCGGCGCAGGGGCCCCGGATGGAGGCGCTCGGCATCGGCTTCCACCGCTCGCCCCAGGTGCCGTGGCCGGCGGCCGGGAGCGGTGACTGA
- a CDS encoding acyl-CoA dehydrogenase family protein yields the protein MSLDHRLSAEHEELRRTVEEFAHDVVAPKIGDFYERHEFPYEIVREMGRMGLFGLPFPEEYGGMGGDYLALGIALEELARVDSSVAITLEAGVSLGAMPVFRFGTEEQKREWLPRLCSGEMLGAFGLTEPDCGSDAGGTRTTAVRDGDAWVINGSKCFITNSGTDITGLVTVTAVTGRKADGRPEISSIIVPSGTPGFTVAAPYSKVGWNASDTRELSFSDVRVPLANLLGEEGRGYAQFLRILDEGRIAISALATGLAQGCVDESVRYARERHAFGRPIGDNQAIQFKIADMEMRAHMARVGWRDAASRLVLGEPFKKEAALAKLYSSTVAVDNAREATQIHGGYGFMNEYPVARMWRDSKILEIGEGTSEVQRMLIARELGLTG from the coding sequence ATGTCCCTGGACCATCGGCTCTCCGCCGAGCACGAGGAACTCCGCCGTACGGTCGAGGAGTTCGCGCACGACGTCGTCGCCCCCAAGATCGGCGACTTCTACGAGCGCCACGAGTTCCCCTACGAGATCGTCCGCGAGATGGGCCGCATGGGCCTGTTCGGGCTGCCGTTCCCGGAGGAGTACGGCGGCATGGGCGGCGACTACCTGGCCCTCGGGATCGCCCTGGAGGAGCTGGCCCGGGTGGACTCGTCCGTGGCCATCACCCTGGAGGCGGGCGTCTCGCTGGGCGCCATGCCGGTGTTCCGCTTCGGCACCGAGGAGCAGAAGCGGGAGTGGCTGCCGCGGCTGTGCTCCGGCGAGATGCTGGGCGCGTTCGGCCTGACCGAGCCGGACTGCGGCTCCGACGCGGGCGGCACCCGGACGACGGCGGTGCGCGACGGCGACGCGTGGGTGATCAACGGCAGCAAGTGCTTCATCACCAACTCCGGCACCGACATCACGGGCCTGGTCACCGTCACCGCGGTCACCGGCCGCAAGGCGGACGGCCGCCCGGAGATCTCCTCGATCATCGTGCCGTCCGGCACCCCCGGCTTCACGGTGGCGGCGCCCTACTCCAAGGTCGGCTGGAACGCCTCCGACACCCGTGAGCTCTCGTTCTCCGACGTCCGGGTGCCGCTGGCGAACCTGCTGGGCGAGGAGGGCCGCGGGTACGCCCAGTTCCTGCGGATCCTCGACGAGGGCCGGATCGCGATCTCGGCGCTGGCGACCGGTCTGGCGCAGGGCTGTGTCGACGAGTCGGTCCGCTACGCCCGGGAGCGCCACGCCTTCGGGCGGCCGATCGGCGACAACCAGGCCATCCAGTTCAAGATCGCGGACATGGAGATGCGGGCCCACATGGCGCGGGTCGGCTGGCGTGACGCGGCGTCCCGGCTGGTCCTGGGCGAGCCGTTCAAGAAGGAGGCCGCGCTGGCGAAGCTGTACTCGTCGACGGTGGCGGTGGACAACGCCCGGGAGGCCACCCAGATCCACGGCGGCTACGGCTTCATGAACGAGTACCCGGTGGCCCGGATGTGGCGCGACTCCAAGATCCTGGAGATCGGCGAGGGCACCAGCGAGGTCCAGCGGATGCTGATCGCCCGGGAGTTGGGCCTGACCGGCTGA
- a CDS encoding ABC transporter substrate-binding protein, whose translation MPNARASHLTRRGLLAAGGALGLGVALAACGKDDAKEGGGTDTGAAKSSGPWSFKDDRGQTAEQKSVPKNIVAFTGTAAALYDYGIQVKGVFGPTKTADGKADVQAGDMNIDKLEILGNVWGEFNVEKYAGLAPELLITDMWQKGALWYVPDESKDKILGLAPSVALWAAETTMPQALARRAELAESLGADLKDKKVTDAKARFEAAAERLRKAAKAKPELKVLIGSGSQDLFYVSVPKMSADTLYFQELGVKFVEPKPNAQGFFEELSWENVGKYEADLIILDNRTGTLQDADLKKAKPTWAQLPAVKAGQVAARVTEPVYSYAKCAPLLEDLAEAIENAKKVA comes from the coding sequence ATGCCCAACGCCCGAGCTTCCCACCTCACTCGCCGCGGCCTGCTCGCCGCCGGCGGCGCCCTCGGGCTGGGCGTCGCGCTCGCCGCGTGCGGCAAGGACGACGCCAAGGAGGGCGGCGGCACGGACACCGGCGCCGCCAAGTCGTCGGGCCCGTGGAGCTTCAAGGACGACCGCGGCCAGACCGCCGAGCAGAAGTCCGTCCCGAAGAACATCGTGGCGTTCACCGGCACCGCCGCCGCCCTGTACGACTACGGCATCCAGGTCAAGGGCGTGTTCGGCCCGACCAAGACCGCCGACGGCAAGGCCGATGTGCAGGCCGGCGACATGAACATCGACAAGCTGGAGATCCTCGGCAACGTCTGGGGAGAGTTCAACGTCGAGAAGTACGCGGGTCTCGCGCCCGAGCTGCTGATCACCGACATGTGGCAGAAGGGCGCCCTCTGGTACGTGCCGGACGAGTCCAAGGACAAGATCCTCGGCCTCGCCCCGAGCGTCGCCCTGTGGGCCGCCGAGACCACCATGCCGCAGGCGCTCGCCCGCCGCGCCGAGCTGGCCGAGTCCCTGGGCGCCGACCTGAAGGACAAGAAGGTCACCGACGCCAAGGCCCGCTTCGAGGCCGCCGCCGAGCGGCTGCGCAAGGCGGCGAAGGCCAAGCCCGAGCTCAAGGTGCTCATCGGCTCCGGCTCGCAGGACCTCTTCTACGTCTCGGTGCCGAAGATGTCCGCCGACACGCTCTACTTCCAGGAGCTGGGCGTGAAGTTCGTCGAGCCCAAGCCGAACGCGCAGGGCTTCTTCGAGGAGCTGAGCTGGGAGAACGTCGGCAAGTACGAGGCCGACCTGATCATCCTCGACAACCGCACCGGCACGCTGCAGGACGCCGACCTCAAGAAGGCCAAGCCCACCTGGGCGCAGCTGCCCGCCGTCAAGGCCGGCCAGGTCGCCGCCCGGGTCACCGAGCCGGTCTACTCCTACGCCAAGTGCGCCCCGCTGCTGGAGGACCTGGCCGAGGCGATCGAGAACGCGAAGAAGGTCGCCTGA
- a CDS encoding siderophore-interacting protein, translating to MTTQAETAPFRFFGIEVARTRRLGPSLVRVTFTGEELAGFAAGGRDQSLSLFLPHPGQPAPVVPTDAGDMYAILGAWRALPDGERAVMRSYTVREQRPADGEMDIDFAVHEDGGPACRWALAAAPGDRVTVLGPAVADNTAVRCRPPEDTDWVLMWGDETALPAAAAILEWLPEGMRAKVWLEVPHADDRLDLATRADAEITWLVRDAGAPSALAAVSAAELPEGVPYAWIAGESGSVKALRRHLVNDRGIDRRRVTFVGYWKQGLTEDGLRAQPDSD from the coding sequence ATGACGACACAGGCCGAGACCGCCCCGTTCCGCTTCTTCGGCATCGAGGTCGCCCGGACGCGGCGGCTCGGCCCGTCGCTGGTCCGGGTCACCTTCACCGGTGAGGAGCTCGCGGGCTTCGCCGCGGGCGGCCGCGACCAGTCCCTGTCGCTGTTCCTCCCCCACCCCGGGCAGCCGGCGCCGGTCGTCCCCACGGACGCGGGCGACATGTACGCGATCCTGGGCGCCTGGCGGGCGCTGCCGGACGGCGAGCGCGCGGTGATGCGCTCGTACACGGTCCGCGAACAGCGGCCCGCGGACGGCGAGATGGACATCGACTTCGCCGTGCACGAGGACGGCGGCCCCGCGTGCCGCTGGGCGCTCGCCGCCGCCCCGGGCGACCGGGTCACGGTGCTGGGCCCGGCCGTCGCCGACAACACGGCGGTGCGCTGCCGCCCGCCCGAGGACACCGACTGGGTGCTGATGTGGGGCGACGAGACCGCCCTGCCGGCCGCGGCGGCGATCCTGGAGTGGCTGCCGGAGGGCATGCGCGCCAAGGTGTGGCTGGAGGTCCCGCACGCGGACGACCGGCTCGACCTCGCGACCCGCGCGGACGCGGAGATCACCTGGCTCGTCCGGGACGCGGGCGCGCCGTCCGCCCTGGCGGCGGTCTCCGCCGCCGAGCTCCCCGAGGGCGTCCCGTACGCCTGGATCGCCGGCGAGTCGGGCAGCGTGAAGGCACTGCGGCGGCACCTGGTGAACGACCGCGGCATCGACCGGCGGCGGGTCACCTTCGTCGGCTACTGGAAGCAGGGCCTGACCGAGGACGGCCTGCGCGCCCAGCCGGACTCCGACTGA
- a CDS encoding lysine N(6)-hydroxylase/L-ornithine N(5)-oxygenase family protein, whose translation MSTLPDARGTHARESYDFIGIGLGPFNLGLACLTEPIDTLNGLFLESKPDFEWHSGMFLDGAHLQTPFMSDLVTLADPTSPYSFLNYLKEKGRLYSFYIRENFYPLRVEYNDYCRWAAAKLSSIRFGTTVTSVEYDAEGEVYVVRTADDAFTARRIVLGTGTPPYLPESCRGVGGDLLHNSRYMEHKESLQKKDSITLVGSGQSAAEIYYDLLSEIDVHGYRLNWVTRSPRFFPLEYTKLTLEMTSPEYIDYFHALPEATRYRLEAQQKGLFKGIDSELIDAIFDLLYQKNLSGPVSTRLLTNSALHTVAYEDGTYTLGLRQEEQGKDYTLDTQGLVLATGYKYATPEFLEPVADRIRLDGQGRFDVARNYSIDTAGREIFLQNAGVHTHSITSPDLGMGPYRNAYIIRELLGSEYYAVEKSIAFQEFSV comes from the coding sequence TTGTCCACGCTTCCTGACGCCCGTGGGACGCACGCCCGCGAGAGTTACGACTTCATCGGGATCGGGCTCGGTCCCTTCAATCTCGGCCTCGCCTGCCTGACCGAGCCGATCGACACCCTGAACGGCCTGTTCCTGGAGTCCAAGCCGGACTTCGAGTGGCACTCGGGCATGTTCCTCGACGGCGCCCACCTCCAGACGCCGTTCATGTCGGACCTGGTCACGCTCGCCGACCCGACCTCGCCGTACTCCTTCCTCAACTACCTGAAGGAGAAGGGCCGGCTGTACTCGTTCTACATCCGCGAGAACTTCTATCCGCTGCGCGTCGAGTACAACGACTACTGCCGCTGGGCCGCCGCGAAGCTGAGCAGCATCCGCTTCGGCACGACCGTCACCTCCGTCGAGTACGACGCCGAGGGCGAGGTGTACGTGGTGCGCACCGCCGACGACGCATTCACCGCCCGCCGCATCGTGCTCGGCACCGGCACCCCGCCGTACCTGCCCGAGTCCTGCCGGGGCGTGGGCGGCGACCTGCTGCACAACTCGCGGTACATGGAGCACAAGGAGTCCCTCCAGAAGAAGGACTCCATCACCCTGGTGGGCAGCGGCCAGAGCGCCGCCGAGATCTACTACGACCTGCTGTCGGAGATCGACGTCCACGGCTACCGGCTGAACTGGGTCACCCGTTCGCCGCGGTTCTTCCCGCTGGAGTACACCAAGCTCACGCTGGAGATGACCTCCCCGGAGTACATCGACTACTTCCACGCGCTGCCGGAGGCCACCCGCTACCGGCTGGAGGCCCAGCAGAAGGGCCTCTTCAAGGGCATCGACTCGGAGCTGATCGACGCGATCTTCGACCTGCTCTACCAGAAGAACCTCTCCGGCCCGGTGTCCACCCGGCTGCTCACCAACTCCGCGCTGCACACCGTGGCGTACGAGGACGGCACCTACACCCTCGGCCTGCGGCAGGAGGAGCAGGGCAAGGACTACACCCTGGACACCCAGGGCCTGGTGCTGGCCACCGGCTACAAGTACGCCACCCCCGAGTTCCTGGAGCCGGTCGCCGACCGCATCCGGCTCGACGGCCAGGGACGCTTCGACGTGGCCCGCAACTACTCGATCGACACCGCCGGCCGGGAGATCTTCCTCCAGAACGCCGGCGTGCACACCCACTCGATCACCTCGCCCGACCTGGGCATGGGCCCGTACCGCAACGCGTACATCATCCGCGAGCTGCTCGGCAGCGAGTACTACGCGGTGGAGAAGTCCATCGCCTTCCAGGAGTTCTCCGTATGA
- a CDS encoding GNAT family N-acetyltransferase: MSTAVPGAFTVRPLDPLADAELLHRWVTHPKAAFWMMQDAKLEDVEREYMRIAAHEHHHAFIGLHDGEPVFLMESYDPRYVELPGLYEPEPGDVGMHFLVAPTDTPVRGFTLAVITAVMRELFADPAARRVVVEPDVSNTAVHRLNEAVGFVAADKIVKPEKEALLSFCTRAQFAAATGVAV, translated from the coding sequence ATGAGCACCGCCGTCCCCGGCGCCTTCACCGTCCGGCCGCTCGACCCGCTGGCCGACGCGGAGCTGCTGCACCGCTGGGTCACCCACCCGAAAGCCGCGTTCTGGATGATGCAGGACGCGAAACTGGAGGACGTCGAGCGCGAGTACATGCGCATCGCCGCCCATGAGCACCACCACGCCTTCATCGGCCTGCACGACGGCGAGCCCGTCTTCCTGATGGAGAGCTACGACCCCCGGTACGTGGAGCTCCCCGGCCTGTACGAGCCCGAGCCCGGCGACGTGGGGATGCACTTCCTGGTCGCCCCCACCGACACGCCCGTGCGCGGCTTCACCCTGGCGGTGATCACCGCGGTGATGCGGGAGCTGTTCGCCGATCCCGCCGCGCGGCGGGTGGTCGTGGAGCCCGACGTCTCCAACACGGCCGTGCACCGGCTCAACGAGGCCGTCGGATTCGTCGCCGCCGACAAGATCGTCAAACCCGAGAAGGAGGCCCTGCTGAGCTTCTGCACCCGCGCCCAGTTCGCCGCCGCCACGGGAGTCGCCGTATGA
- a CDS encoding pyridoxal phosphate-dependent decarboxylase family protein, with amino-acid sequence MRSHLLNDTTAEHYRRSVTEGVERVAAKLASTQRPFTGVTPDRLAPVVAAVDLDTPLADASAALDELEEVYLRDAVYFHSPRYLAHLNCPVVIPAVLGEAVLSAVNSSLDTWDQSAGGTLIERKLIDWTCARAGLGPAADGVFTSGGTQSNLQALLLARQEAKTTDLSKLRIFASECSHFSVQKSATLLGLGPEAVVSVPVDRTKRMQTVALEAELMGCVSEGLVPMAIVATAGTTDFGSIDPLPEIAALARQYETWMHVDAAYGCGLLVSPTRRGLLDGIERADSVTVDFHKSFFQPVSSSALLVRDAATLRHATYHAEYLNPRRTLEEKIPNQVDKSLQTTRRFDALKLWMTLRVMGAEGIGGLFDEVCDLAAAGWELLAADPRYDVVVQPQLSTLVYRYIPESVTSPVLIDQANLHARKALFASGEAVVAGTKVAGRQYLKFTLLNPETTTGDIAAVLDLIAGHAEQFLGENLVHAS; translated from the coding sequence ATGCGCTCGCACCTGCTCAACGACACGACGGCGGAGCACTACCGGCGCTCCGTGACCGAAGGGGTCGAGCGCGTCGCGGCCAAACTCGCCTCCACCCAGCGCCCGTTCACCGGCGTCACCCCCGACCGGCTCGCCCCGGTCGTCGCCGCCGTCGACCTGGACACCCCGCTCGCGGACGCCTCCGCCGCCCTCGACGAGCTGGAGGAGGTGTACCTGCGCGACGCGGTCTACTTCCACAGCCCGCGCTACCTCGCCCACCTCAACTGCCCGGTCGTCATCCCCGCCGTGCTCGGCGAGGCGGTCCTCTCCGCGGTCAACTCCTCGCTGGACACCTGGGACCAGAGCGCCGGCGGCACCCTGATCGAGCGCAAGCTCATCGACTGGACGTGCGCCCGCGCCGGTCTCGGCCCCGCCGCCGACGGCGTCTTCACCTCCGGCGGCACCCAGTCCAACCTCCAGGCGCTGCTGCTCGCCCGCCAGGAGGCGAAGACCACCGACCTGTCGAAACTGCGCATCTTCGCCTCCGAGTGCAGCCACTTCAGCGTCCAGAAGTCCGCCACCCTGCTCGGCCTCGGCCCGGAGGCCGTCGTCTCCGTCCCCGTCGACCGCACCAAGCGCATGCAGACCGTCGCCCTCGAAGCCGAGCTCATGGGCTGCGTCAGCGAGGGCCTGGTGCCCATGGCGATCGTCGCGACCGCCGGCACCACCGACTTCGGCTCCATCGACCCGCTGCCCGAGATCGCCGCGCTCGCCCGGCAGTACGAGACCTGGATGCACGTGGACGCCGCCTACGGCTGCGGACTGCTGGTCTCCCCCACCCGGCGCGGTCTCCTCGACGGCATCGAGCGGGCCGACTCCGTCACCGTCGACTTCCACAAGTCCTTCTTCCAGCCGGTCAGTTCCTCCGCGCTGCTGGTCCGCGACGCCGCCACGCTGCGCCACGCGACCTACCACGCCGAGTACCTCAACCCGCGCCGGACGCTGGAGGAGAAGATCCCCAACCAGGTCGACAAGTCCCTCCAGACCACCCGCCGCTTCGACGCGCTCAAGCTGTGGATGACGCTGCGGGTGATGGGCGCCGAGGGCATCGGCGGGCTCTTCGACGAGGTGTGCGACCTGGCGGCCGCCGGCTGGGAGCTGCTCGCCGCCGACCCGCGCTACGACGTCGTCGTCCAGCCCCAGCTCTCCACCCTGGTCTACCGCTACATCCCGGAGTCCGTCACCAGCCCGGTCCTGATCGACCAGGCCAACCTGCACGCCCGCAAGGCCCTCTTCGCCTCCGGCGAGGCCGTGGTCGCGGGCACCAAGGTGGCGGGCCGCCAGTACCTGAAGTTCACCCTGCTCAACCCCGAGACCACCACCGGCGACATCGCCGCCGTGCTCGACCTGATAGCCGGCCACGCCGAGCAGTTCCTTGGAGAGAACCTTGTCCACGCTTCCTGA